One Pseudomonadota bacterium genomic window carries:
- the nuoK gene encoding NADH-quinone oxidoreductase subunit NuoK yields the protein MPALSDFLVLGAILFCLSVAGIFINRKNVIILLMCIELMLLAVNMNFIAFSHFLGNMAGQVFVFFILTVAAAESAIGLAILVVLFRNRNTINVDDLNRLNG from the coding sequence ATGCCAGCGCTCTCGGATTTTCTCGTCCTCGGGGCCATTCTTTTTTGCTTGAGCGTGGCGGGCATCTTTATCAATCGTAAAAACGTGATCATCTTGCTCATGTGTATCGAGCTGATGCTGCTCGCGGTCAACATGAACTTCATCGCGTTTTCCCATTTCCTGGGGAATATGGCCGGGCAAGTCTTCGTTTTCTTTATACTCACGGTGGCGGCCGCGGAGTCCGCCATCGGACTTGCGATCCTGGTGGTGCTGTTTCGCAACCGTAACACCATCAATGTCGACGATTTAAACCGGTTGAACGGTTAG